The Ictidomys tridecemlineatus isolate mIctTri1 chromosome 6, mIctTri1.hap1, whole genome shotgun sequence genome includes a region encoding these proteins:
- the Ift27 gene encoding intraflagellar transport protein 27 homolog isoform X1 produces MVKLAAKCILAGDPTVGKTALAQLFRSDGVHFQNYTLTAGVDLVVKTVPVPDTGDSVELFIFDSAGKELFSEMLDKLWESPNVLCLVYDVTNEQSFNSCGKWLEKVRAQAPGTTLPEGDGELRGPLPLPGQAVPPAVPGEGGRLPHPGVSGRLGRRGPGRGLSLEDERRWSCFAPRDRVTAANKTGGSAAAAAVSVLGGSVGPSQSSPGALPSGGHQLSAWGVLSTLNGWVPRPRRAFHLRTPGWLWAQPGPMTAAVGPGPVPALTCS; encoded by the exons GAGACCCGACGGTGGGCAAGACGGCCCTGGCGCAGCTCTTCCGCAGCGATGGGGTGCACTTCCAGAACTACACCCTG ACAGCAGGGGTGGATTTGGTGGTGAAGACGGTGCCAGTTCCCGACACCGGCGACAGTGTG GAGCTCTTCATTTTTGACTCGGCCGGCAAGGAGCTGTTTTCTGAAATGCTGGATAAATTG TGGGAGAGTCCCAACGTCCTGTGTCTGGTCTACGACGTGACCAACGAGCAGTCCTTCAACAGCTGTGGCaagtggctggagaaggtgcGGGCGCAGGCTCCGGGCACCACCCTGCCAG AAGGAGATGGAGAGCTACGAGGCCCCCTTCCACTGCCTGGCCAAGCAGTTCCACCAGCTGTACCGGGAGAGGGTGGACGCCTTCCACACCCTGGTGTGAGCGGCCGCCTGGGCCGCCGTGGACCTGGCCGTGGCCTCTCCCTGGAGGACGAGCGGCGCTGGAGCTGCTTTGCGCCCCGGGACCGCGTGACAGCCGCAAATAAAACTGGAGGAAGCGCAGCAGCCGCAGCTGTGTCCGTCCTTGGCGGGTCTGTGGGTCCTTCCCAGAGCAGCCCGGGAGCCCTGCCCAGCGGGGGTCACCAGCTGTCGGCGTGGGGCGTCCTGTCCACCCTGAATGGCTGGGTGCCGAGGCCCCGAAGGGCCTTCCACCTGCGAACCCCAGGGTGGCTTTGGGCACAGCCGGGACCCATGACGGCTGCAGTGGGGCCGGGGCCTGTCCCTGCTCTGACCTGCTCCTAG
- the Ift27 gene encoding intraflagellar transport protein 27 homolog isoform X3, whose protein sequence is MVKLAAKCILAGDPTVGKTALAQLFRSDGVHFQNYTLTAGVDLVVKTVPVPDTGDSVELFIFDSAGKELFSEMLDKLWESPNVLCLVYDVTNEQSFNSCGKWLEKVRAQAPGTTLPGVLVGNKTDLAGRRAVDSAQAQAWALGQGLECFETSVKEMESYEAPFHCLAKQFHQLYRERVDAFHTLV, encoded by the exons GAGACCCGACGGTGGGCAAGACGGCCCTGGCGCAGCTCTTCCGCAGCGATGGGGTGCACTTCCAGAACTACACCCTG ACAGCAGGGGTGGATTTGGTGGTGAAGACGGTGCCAGTTCCCGACACCGGCGACAGTGTG GAGCTCTTCATTTTTGACTCGGCCGGCAAGGAGCTGTTTTCTGAAATGCTGGATAAATTG TGGGAGAGTCCCAACGTCCTGTGTCTGGTCTACGACGTGACCAACGAGCAGTCCTTCAACAGCTGTGGCaagtggctggagaaggtgcGGGCGCAGGCTCCGGGCACCACCCTGCCAG GTGTCCTGGTGGGAAACAAGACAGACCTGGCTGGCAGGCGGGCAGTGGACTCGGCCCAGGCCCAGGCGTGGGCGCTGGGCCAGGGCCTGGAGTGCTTTGAAACGTCCGTG AAGGAGATGGAGAGCTACGAGGCCCCCTTCCACTGCCTGGCCAAGCAGTTCCACCAGCTGTACCGGGAGAGGGTGGACGCCTTCCACACCCTGGTGTGA
- the Ift27 gene encoding intraflagellar transport protein 27 homolog isoform X2, producing MLDKLWESPNVLCLVYDVTNEQSFNSCGKWLEKVRAQAPGTTLPEGDGELRGPLPLPGQAVPPAVPGEGGRLPHPGVSGRLGRRGPGRGLSLEDERRWSCFAPRDRVTAANKTGGSAAAAAVSVLGGSVGPSQSSPGALPSGGHQLSAWGVLSTLNGWVPRPRRAFHLRTPGWLWAQPGPMTAAVGPGPVPALTCS from the exons ATGCTGGATAAATTG TGGGAGAGTCCCAACGTCCTGTGTCTGGTCTACGACGTGACCAACGAGCAGTCCTTCAACAGCTGTGGCaagtggctggagaaggtgcGGGCGCAGGCTCCGGGCACCACCCTGCCAG AAGGAGATGGAGAGCTACGAGGCCCCCTTCCACTGCCTGGCCAAGCAGTTCCACCAGCTGTACCGGGAGAGGGTGGACGCCTTCCACACCCTGGTGTGAGCGGCCGCCTGGGCCGCCGTGGACCTGGCCGTGGCCTCTCCCTGGAGGACGAGCGGCGCTGGAGCTGCTTTGCGCCCCGGGACCGCGTGACAGCCGCAAATAAAACTGGAGGAAGCGCAGCAGCCGCAGCTGTGTCCGTCCTTGGCGGGTCTGTGGGTCCTTCCCAGAGCAGCCCGGGAGCCCTGCCCAGCGGGGGTCACCAGCTGTCGGCGTGGGGCGTCCTGTCCACCCTGAATGGCTGGGTGCCGAGGCCCCGAAGGGCCTTCCACCTGCGAACCCCAGGGTGGCTTTGGGCACAGCCGGGACCCATGACGGCTGCAGTGGGGCCGGGGCCTGTCCCTGCTCTGACCTGCTCCTAG